Proteins found in one Columba livia isolate bColLiv1 breed racing homer chromosome 11, bColLiv1.pat.W.v2, whole genome shotgun sequence genomic segment:
- the ACSBG1 gene encoding long-chain-fatty-acid--CoA ligase ACSBG1 isoform X6: MFKESLEKYGPLHALASKKNGKWEKITFSEYYCLSRKAAKSFLKLGLERFHSVGILGFNSPEWFISAVGAVFAGGIVTGIYTTNSPEACHYIAYDSKTNIMVVENRKQLDKIMQIWSRLPQLKAVVLYKDSVPERHPNLYTMEEFLELGDDVSDTTLDDIINSQKPNQCCVLIYTSGTTGKPKGAMLSHDNITWTSAHCSRAGDMQPAEVQQESIVSYLPLSHIAAQIYDLWTGIKWGEQVYFAEPDALKGSLVNTLKEVQPTSHMGVPRVWEKIMEKLKDAFAQSGFMKKRMLSWAMSLSLERNLNCSSSDLKQLWARLADYLVLAKIRNALGFSSCQKHFCGAAPLHTETLYFFLGLNITLYEAYGMSETTGPHCLSGPYVYRQHSCGKPTPGCKVKLVDEDPEGNGEICFWGRTVFMGYLNMEDKTKEAFDEDGWLRSGDLGKLDKDGFLYVTGRIKDLIITAGGENVPPIPIEDAVKKELPIVSNAMVIGDKKKFLSMLLTLKSVLDPDTSDPTDVLTEQARDFCQKTGSKATKVSEIVATRDQAIYQAIQEGIDRVNRNATNRVHCIQKWIVLPRDFSISGGELGPTMKLKRLTVLEKYRKEIDSFYEE; the protein is encoded by the exons ATGTTCAAGGAAAGCCTAGAAAAATATGGACCCCTTCATGCTTTGGCCAGCAAAAAGAACGGAAAGTGGGAGAAGATAACGTTTTCAGAGTACTATTGTCTTTCCAGGAAAGCAGCCAAGAGCTTCTTGAAG cttgGCCTTGAACGATTCCACAGTGTGGGAATCCTTGGATTTAATTCTCCAGAATGGTTCATCTCAGCCGTTGGAGCTGTTTTTGCTGG AGGAATCGTCACAGGCATATATACAACCAATTCTCCAGAGGCCTGCCACTACATTGCTTACGACAGCAAAACCAATATCATGGTTGTGGAAAACCGGAAACAATTGGACAAGATAATGCAG ATCTGGAGTCGATTGCCACAGTTGAAAGCCGTTGTGCTCTACAAGGATTCCGTTCCAGAGAGACATCCAAATTTGTATACG ATGGAAGAGTTTCTGGAGCTGGGAGATGACGTGTCTGATACTACTTTGGATGATATTATTAACTCTCAAAAGCCAAATCAATGCTGTGTACTAATATACACATCCGGAACAACAGGGAAGCCGAAAGGAGCCATGCTGAGTCACGACAAT atAACTTGGACATCAGCACattgcagcagagcaggagataTGCAACCTGCAGAAGTCCAGCAGGAGTCTATAGTCAGTTATCTCCCGCTCAGCCACATAGCTGCGCAGATATATGACCTGTGGACTGGAATCAAATGGGGAGAGCAAGTTTACTTTGCTGAGCCAGATGCTTTGAAG GGCAGCTTGGTCAACACACTGAAAGAAGTGCAGCCAACGTCTCACATGGGAGTTCCCCGTGTGTGGGAGAAAATCATGGAGAAATTAAAGGATGCTTTTGCTCAGTCAGGATTTATGAAGAAGAGAATGCTCTCATGGGCCATGTCGCTTAGCTTAGAGAGGAACCTAAACTGCTCAAGCAG TGATTTAAAGCAGCTCTGGGCAAGGTTAGCAGACTACCTCGTGCTTGCAAAAATACGCAACGCACTgggtttttcttcctgtcagaAGCACTTTTGTGGTGCTGCTCCTCTCCACACAGAAACCCTGTATTTCTTCTTGGGTCTGAACATCACCCTGTACGAGGCCTATGGGATGAGTGAGACTACAGGCCCACATTGCCTATCTGGGCCTTACGTGTACAGGCAGCACAg CTGTGGTAAACCAACACCTGGCTGCAAAGTCAAATTGGTGGATGAAGATCCAGAAGGCAATGGAGAAATCTGTTTCTGGGGAAGGACTGTTTTCATGGGTTATTTAAATatggaagacaaaacaaaagaagctttTGATGAGGATGGGTGGCTGCGTTCTGGAGATTTAGGAAAACTAGACAAGGATGGCTTTCTCTATGTCACTGGAAGAATTAAAG ATTTGATTATTACAGCTGGAGGTGAAAACGTGCCTCCAATTCCAATTGAAGATGCTGTTAAAAAAGAACTCCCCATTGTTAGTAATGCTATGGTGATTGGagataaaaagaagtttttGTCGATGTTGCTGACACTAAAG AGCGTGCTGGACCCAGATACGTCTGATCCCACTGACGTTCTCACTGAGCAAGCCAGGGACTTCTGCCAGAAGACTGGCAGCAAAGCCACTAAAGTATCCGAGATTGTAGCTACAAGAGACCAGGCAATCTACCAGGCCATTCAGGAGGGAATCGACAGAGTCAACAGGAACGCTACTAATAGAGTTCACTGTATTCAAAAATGGATAGTCCTGCCAAgggatttttccatttctggggGAGAACTAG GTCCGACAATGAAGTTAAAACGGCTCACCGTGCTTGAGAAATACCGAAAAGAAATAGACTCCTTCTATGAAGAATAA